One part of the Mycobacterium marinum genome encodes these proteins:
- the alr gene encoding alanine racemase — protein sequence MTTTPISLTPGVLAEAVVDLGAIAHNVRLLRERAGSAQVMAVVKADGYGHGATAVARTALAAGAVELGVASVDEALTLRADGITAPVLAWLHAPGMDFGPALAADVQIAISSIRQLDEVLDAARRTGTTATVTVKIDTGLNRNGVAPALYPEMVTRLRQAVAEDAIRLRGLMTHMVHADAPEKPINDIQSQRFKQMLDHARDQGVRFEVAHLSNSSATMARPDLTLDLVRPGIAVYGLSPVPRLGDMGLVPAMTVKCAVALVKSVDAGEGVSYGHTWIAPHDTNVALLPIGYADGVFRSLGGRLEVLINGKRRPGVGRVCMDQFLVDLGPGPLDVAEGDEAILFGPGTRGEPTAQDWADLVGTIHYEVVTSPRGRITRVYREAETVER from the coding sequence ATGACTACCACCCCGATATCTCTGACGCCCGGGGTCCTCGCCGAGGCGGTGGTGGACCTGGGTGCTATCGCCCACAACGTGCGGCTGCTGCGCGAACGTGCCGGCAGCGCACAAGTCATGGCGGTCGTCAAGGCCGACGGCTATGGTCACGGCGCGACCGCGGTCGCCCGCACCGCGCTGGCAGCCGGTGCGGTCGAACTCGGAGTCGCGTCGGTGGACGAGGCGCTGACGTTGCGCGCGGACGGCATCACCGCCCCGGTGCTGGCCTGGTTGCACGCACCCGGCATGGATTTCGGGCCCGCGCTGGCCGCCGACGTCCAGATCGCCATTTCTTCGATCCGCCAACTCGACGAAGTGCTCGATGCCGCGCGCCGGACCGGAACGACGGCGACCGTCACGGTCAAGATCGACACCGGCCTCAACCGCAACGGCGTGGCGCCGGCGCTCTACCCGGAGATGGTCACCAGGCTGCGCCAGGCCGTCGCCGAAGACGCGATTCGGCTACGCGGGCTGATGACGCACATGGTGCACGCGGACGCACCGGAAAAACCGATCAACGACATCCAGTCCCAGCGGTTCAAGCAGATGCTCGACCACGCCCGCGACCAGGGAGTGCGATTCGAGGTGGCGCACCTGTCGAACTCCTCGGCAACCATGGCTCGTCCCGATCTGACGCTGGATCTGGTGCGGCCCGGCATCGCGGTGTACGGGCTGAGCCCGGTGCCCAGGTTGGGCGACATGGGACTGGTTCCGGCGATGACCGTGAAATGCGCAGTCGCGCTGGTGAAATCGGTGGACGCGGGCGAAGGCGTGTCGTACGGACACACCTGGATTGCGCCCCACGACACGAATGTGGCGCTGTTGCCGATCGGCTACGCCGACGGGGTTTTCCGGTCGCTGGGCGGGCGCCTGGAGGTCTTGATCAACGGCAAACGCCGGCCGGGCGTCGGCCGGGTCTGCATGGACCAGTTCCTCGTCGATCTGGGTCCCGGACCGCTCGATGTGGCCGAAGGTGACGAGGCGATTCTGTTCGGGCCGGGTACCCGCGGTGAACCCACCGCGCAGGACTGGGCCGATCTGGTCGGCACCATCCACTACGAGGTGGTCACCAGCCCGCGCGGGCGCATCACCAGGGTCTACCGCGAGGCCGAAACCGTTGAGCGCTGA
- a CDS encoding glutamate decarboxylase has product MSRSHPSVPAHSIAPAYTGRLFTAPVPALRLPEESMDPEAAYRFIHDELMLDGSSRLNLATFVTTWMDPEAGKLMAETFDKNMIDKDEYPATAAIETRCVSMVADLFHAEGLRDDDPSSATGVSTIGSSEAVMLGGLAMKWRWRQKIGKDWKGRTPNLVMGSNVQVVWEKFCRYFDVEPRYLPMEKGRYVITPEQVVDAVDEDTIGVVAILGTTYTGELEPVDEICAALDRLAAGGGVDVPVHVDAASGGFVVPFLHPDLKWDFRLPRVVSINVSGHKYGLTYPGVGFVVWRSPEHLPEDLVFRVNYLGGDMPTFTLNFSRPGNQVVGQYYNFLRLGREGYIKVMQALSETARWLSAQLREVDHCELIADGSAIPVVAFRLAGDRGYTEFDLSHELRTFGWQVPAYTMPDNATDVSVLRIVVREGLSADMARALHDDAVTSLRTLDKVKPGGNYDGQHFAH; this is encoded by the coding sequence GTGTCCCGTAGCCACCCGTCGGTACCCGCACATTCGATCGCTCCGGCCTACACCGGCCGGCTGTTCACCGCTCCGGTACCGGCGTTGCGGCTGCCCGAGGAGTCGATGGATCCCGAAGCCGCCTACCGGTTCATCCACGACGAGCTGATGCTCGACGGTAGCTCGCGGCTGAACCTGGCCACCTTCGTCACCACCTGGATGGATCCCGAGGCCGGCAAGCTGATGGCCGAGACGTTCGACAAGAACATGATCGACAAAGACGAATACCCGGCGACCGCGGCGATCGAGACCCGCTGCGTGTCGATGGTCGCCGACCTCTTTCACGCCGAGGGACTGCGCGACGACGACCCGTCCAGCGCCACCGGGGTGTCCACCATCGGCTCCAGCGAGGCGGTGATGCTCGGCGGCCTGGCCATGAAGTGGCGGTGGCGGCAGAAGATCGGCAAGGACTGGAAAGGCCGCACACCGAATCTGGTGATGGGCTCCAACGTCCAGGTGGTGTGGGAGAAGTTCTGTCGCTACTTCGACGTCGAGCCGCGCTACCTGCCGATGGAGAAGGGGCGCTACGTCATCACCCCCGAACAGGTCGTCGACGCCGTCGACGAGGACACCATCGGTGTGGTCGCGATCCTGGGCACCACCTACACCGGCGAGCTGGAACCGGTTGACGAGATCTGCGCGGCGCTGGACAGATTGGCGGCCGGCGGCGGCGTTGATGTGCCCGTGCACGTGGACGCCGCCAGCGGGGGCTTCGTGGTGCCGTTCCTGCATCCAGACCTCAAGTGGGACTTCCGGCTGCCGCGGGTGGTCTCGATCAATGTCAGCGGTCACAAATACGGGCTGACCTATCCCGGCGTCGGATTCGTCGTGTGGCGCAGCCCCGAACACCTGCCGGAGGATCTGGTTTTCCGGGTCAACTACCTGGGCGGGGATATGCCCACATTCACACTCAACTTCTCCCGGCCCGGCAACCAAGTCGTCGGCCAGTACTACAACTTCCTGCGGCTGGGCCGGGAGGGCTACATCAAGGTCATGCAGGCCCTGTCGGAGACCGCGCGCTGGCTCTCCGCGCAGCTGCGTGAGGTAGATCACTGCGAGCTGATAGCGGACGGTTCGGCGATCCCGGTGGTCGCCTTCCGGCTGGCCGGCGACCGCGGCTACACCGAGTTCGACCTCTCCCACGAGCTGCGAACCTTCGGGTGGCAGGTGCCCGCCTACACCATGCCGGACAACGCCACCGACGTATCGGTGCTGCGCATCGTGGTGCGCGAAGGTCTGTCCGCCGACATGGCGCGCGCCCTGCACGATGATGCCGTCACCTCACTGCGCACGCTGGACAAGGTCAAGCCGGGCGGCAACTACGACGGACAGCACTTCGCGCACTAA
- the glmS gene encoding glutamine--fructose-6-phosphate transaminase (isomerizing) produces the protein MCGIVGYVGQRPACEVVLDALRRMEYRGYDSSGIALVDGSGKLTVRRRAGRLANLETAVAEMPAESLTGTTGLGHTRWATHGRPTDRNAHPHRDAAGKIAVVHNGIIENFAVLRQELESAGVEFASDTDTEVAVHLVAQAFHYGETAGDFPASVLSVLRRLEGHFTLVFANADDPGTIVAARRSTPLVLGIGDGEMFVGSDVAAFITHTRHAVELGQDQAVVITADGYRISDFDGNDDLLAGTDYREFHIDWDLAAAEKGGYEYFMLKEIAEQPTAVAETLLGHFVGNRIVLDEQRLSDQELREIDKVFVVACGTAYHSGLLAKYAIEHWTRLPVEVELASEFRYRDPVLDRSTLVVAISQSGETADTLEAVRHAKEQKAKVLAICNTNGSQIPRECDAVLYTRAGPEIGVASTKTFLAQVTANYLLGLALAQARGTKYPDEVEREYRELEAMPDLVARVISAIKPVADLAYRFAQSSTVLFLGRHVGYPVALEGALKLKELAYMHAEGFAAGELKHGPIALVEDELPVIVIMPSPKGSATLHAKLLSNIREIQTRGAVTIVIAEEGDDTVRPFADHLIEIPAVSTLLQPLLSTIPLQVFAAAVAQARGYDVDKPRNLAKSVTVE, from the coding sequence ATGTGCGGAATTGTCGGCTACGTAGGCCAGCGTCCTGCCTGCGAAGTCGTCCTGGATGCGCTGCGCCGGATGGAGTACCGAGGCTACGACTCCTCGGGGATCGCATTGGTCGACGGCAGCGGCAAGCTCACCGTGCGTCGCCGCGCCGGCCGGCTCGCCAATCTCGAGACGGCGGTGGCCGAAATGCCGGCGGAGTCGCTGACCGGTACCACCGGCCTGGGGCATACCCGGTGGGCCACCCACGGGCGCCCCACCGACCGTAATGCCCACCCCCATCGTGATGCCGCCGGAAAAATCGCGGTCGTCCACAACGGCATCATCGAGAACTTCGCCGTCCTGCGCCAGGAGCTGGAATCCGCCGGCGTGGAGTTCGCCAGCGACACCGACACCGAAGTTGCGGTGCACCTGGTCGCGCAGGCGTTTCACTACGGCGAGACGGCCGGCGACTTCCCGGCCTCGGTGTTGTCGGTGCTGCGGCGGCTGGAGGGCCACTTCACCTTGGTTTTCGCCAACGCCGATGACCCCGGCACCATCGTGGCGGCCCGCCGCTCCACACCACTGGTGCTCGGCATCGGTGACGGCGAGATGTTCGTCGGCTCCGACGTCGCCGCGTTCATCACGCACACTCGGCACGCCGTTGAGCTGGGACAGGACCAGGCGGTGGTGATCACCGCCGATGGCTACCGGATCAGCGACTTCGATGGCAACGACGACCTGCTTGCCGGTACCGACTACCGGGAGTTTCACATCGATTGGGACCTCGCGGCCGCCGAAAAGGGCGGCTACGAGTACTTCATGCTCAAAGAGATCGCCGAGCAGCCGACCGCGGTCGCCGAGACTCTGCTCGGCCACTTCGTGGGCAACCGCATCGTCCTCGACGAACAGCGGCTATCGGACCAGGAGCTGCGGGAGATCGACAAGGTCTTCGTGGTCGCCTGCGGCACCGCCTATCACTCGGGTCTACTCGCCAAGTACGCGATCGAGCATTGGACCCGCCTACCTGTCGAGGTGGAGCTCGCCAGCGAGTTCCGCTACCGAGACCCGGTGTTGGACCGCAGCACCCTGGTGGTGGCCATCTCGCAGTCCGGTGAAACCGCGGACACCCTCGAGGCCGTCCGCCACGCCAAGGAGCAGAAGGCCAAGGTGTTGGCGATCTGCAACACCAACGGTTCGCAGATCCCGCGCGAATGCGACGCGGTGCTCTACACCCGCGCCGGCCCGGAGATCGGGGTGGCCTCCACCAAGACCTTCCTGGCCCAGGTGACCGCTAACTATCTGCTGGGCTTGGCGCTGGCCCAGGCGCGCGGCACCAAATATCCCGACGAGGTCGAGCGGGAGTACCGCGAGCTGGAAGCGATGCCCGATCTGGTGGCCCGGGTCATTTCGGCGATCAAGCCGGTGGCCGACCTGGCTTACCGGTTCGCGCAGTCCTCGACCGTGTTGTTCCTGGGGCGCCACGTCGGCTACCCGGTGGCCCTGGAGGGCGCGCTCAAGCTCAAAGAACTGGCGTACATGCACGCCGAGGGCTTCGCCGCCGGTGAGCTCAAGCATGGTCCGATCGCGCTGGTCGAAGACGAGCTGCCGGTCATCGTCATCATGCCCTCGCCCAAAGGCTCGGCCACACTGCACGCCAAGTTGTTGTCGAACATTCGTGAGATCCAGACCCGCGGCGCGGTCACCATCGTGATCGCCGAAGAGGGCGACGACACCGTGCGTCCTTTCGCTGATCACCTGATCGAGATTCCGGCGGTGTCGACCCTGTTGCAGCCGCTGTTGTCGACGATCCCACTGCAGGTGTTCGCCGCGGCCGTCGCACAGGCACGCGGGTACGACGTCGACAAGCCGCGAAATCTAGCCAAGTCGGTCACGGTCGAATAG
- a CDS encoding rhomboid-like protein encodes MASASVSARVRSMALAVWHFVSSAPLTYTWLVVLAITTIIQNSLAGRQLHSVILHRSTNISHLGRDPLEVLFSSLLWIDGRNLEPYLVLFTLFLAPAEHWLGHLRWLTVGLTSHIGATYISEGLLYYAIQTREAAERLVYSRDIGVSYFLVGVMAVLTYHIVKPWRWGYLAVLLVIFGFPLLTMDKTELDFTAIGHFTAILIGLAFYPMARERGSPTWGPAKIREVLRKLRSREAPA; translated from the coding sequence GTGGCGAGCGCATCGGTATCCGCACGAGTGCGAAGCATGGCGCTCGCGGTGTGGCATTTCGTCAGCAGCGCGCCCCTGACCTATACCTGGCTGGTCGTCTTGGCGATCACCACGATCATTCAAAACAGCCTGGCCGGACGCCAGCTGCACTCGGTGATCCTGCATCGGTCCACCAACATCAGCCACCTGGGGCGCGATCCGCTGGAAGTCCTGTTCTCCAGTCTGCTGTGGATCGACGGCCGGAATCTGGAACCGTATCTGGTGCTGTTCACGCTGTTCCTGGCGCCGGCCGAGCATTGGCTTGGCCACTTGCGCTGGCTGACGGTGGGATTGACTTCCCACATCGGCGCCACCTATATCAGCGAAGGCCTGCTCTACTACGCGATCCAGACGCGTGAGGCCGCCGAACGGCTGGTGTATTCGCGTGACATCGGGGTCAGCTACTTCTTGGTCGGGGTGATGGCGGTGCTCACCTATCACATCGTCAAACCGTGGCGATGGGGATACCTGGCGGTGTTGCTCGTCATCTTCGGCTTTCCGCTGCTCACCATGGACAAGACCGAACTCGACTTCACCGCCATCGGCCATTTCACCGCGATACTGATCGGTTTGGCCTTCTATCCGATGGCCCGCGAACGCGGGAGCCCGACGTGGGGTCCCGCGAAAATCAGAGAAGTTCTGCGAAAACTCCGTTCCCGTGAGGCACCGGCCTGA
- a CDS encoding DUF4436 domain-containing protein, protein MKLGFVGLVLFVVAYVGSTLLYGNAGKGPHDLTQGRPTADGTTVTISLEEVQSSNTVLSANLAVTPGPGLLDPRTEGLSDDLSVVVTSSVTPTKRTWSKGMLPGVFPVPLAITGNVADWPFDHYRSGPITVELFSGAAKVPQRAKVRFVDSLAGWQIDIPTAGDGTGVTPYRLTLQRSPSTAAFALLIIGVLVTIAGLALFVAVQTARDRRPFQPPMTTWYAAMLFAVVPLRNALPNAPPFGAWIDVRVVVWVIVVLVISMAIYISCWWRHLKPASDKPA, encoded by the coding sequence ATGAAGCTGGGATTTGTCGGGCTGGTGCTTTTCGTCGTGGCCTATGTCGGCTCGACACTGCTTTACGGCAACGCCGGCAAGGGGCCGCACGACCTGACCCAAGGCCGTCCGACCGCCGATGGGACCACGGTCACCATCAGCCTGGAAGAGGTTCAGTCGAGCAACACCGTGCTGTCGGCCAATCTCGCCGTCACGCCGGGGCCGGGGCTGCTGGATCCGCGAACCGAGGGTCTGTCCGACGACCTCAGCGTCGTGGTCACCTCCTCGGTGACGCCGACCAAGCGCACCTGGTCCAAGGGCATGCTGCCCGGTGTCTTCCCCGTTCCGCTGGCCATCACCGGCAACGTGGCGGACTGGCCCTTCGATCACTACCGTTCCGGGCCGATCACGGTCGAGCTGTTCAGCGGTGCGGCGAAGGTGCCCCAGCGGGCGAAGGTGAGATTCGTCGATAGCCTCGCCGGCTGGCAGATCGACATTCCGACCGCAGGAGACGGCACCGGGGTTACGCCCTACCGGTTGACGTTGCAGCGATCACCGAGCACCGCCGCGTTTGCCCTGCTCATCATCGGTGTCCTGGTCACGATCGCCGGGCTGGCTCTCTTTGTTGCGGTGCAGACCGCACGTGATCGACGACCATTCCAGCCGCCCATGACCACGTGGTACGCGGCGATGCTGTTTGCGGTGGTGCCGCTGCGCAATGCGCTGCCCAACGCGCCTCCCTTCGGGGCCTGGATCGATGTCCGGGTCGTGGTCTGGGTGATAGTCGTGTTGGTCATTTCGATGGCGATCTACATTTCCTGCTGGTGGCGGCACTTGAAACCCGCCTCCGACAAGCCGGCCTGA
- a CDS encoding bifunctional ADP-dependent NAD(P)H-hydrate dehydratase/NAD(P)H-hydrate epimerase: MRHYYSVDAIRDAEAPLLASLPDGVLMSRAAFGLATEIGRELTRRSGGIFGRRVCAVVGSGDNGGDALWAATFLRRRGAAADAVLLNPQHTHPKALAAFTKAGGRVVQNVSAATDLVIDGVVGISGSGPLRPAAAEVFAAVDAAGLPVVAVDIPSGIDVATGAITGPAVRAALTVTFGGLKPVHALADCGRVVLIDIGLDLSDTEVLGLQAADVAAHWPVPGPRDDKYTQGVTGVLAGSSTYPGAAVLCSGAAVAATSGMVRYAGSAAGEVLARWPEVIASPTPSTTGRVQAWVVGPGLGTDEPGAAALWFALETNLPVIVDADGLTMLAAHPELVVNRSAPTVLTPHAGEFARLAGSGPGEDRVGATRKLADAFGATVLLKGNVTVIADPGGRVYLSPAGQSWAATAGSGDVLSGMIGALLAAGLAPAEAAAAAAFVHARAAELSALDPGPDGAPTSASRILHHIRAALAAL, translated from the coding sequence ATGCGGCATTACTACTCTGTAGACGCGATCCGCGACGCCGAAGCGCCGCTGTTGGCCAGCTTGCCCGACGGGGTGCTGATGAGCCGGGCGGCCTTTGGCCTGGCCACCGAAATCGGGCGTGAACTGACCCGCCGTAGCGGCGGAATTTTCGGTCGCCGGGTGTGCGCGGTGGTCGGATCGGGCGACAACGGTGGTGACGCGCTATGGGCGGCGACCTTCCTGCGCCGCCGCGGCGCCGCGGCGGACGCGGTACTGCTCAATCCGCAACACACCCATCCCAAGGCGCTGGCGGCATTCACCAAGGCTGGTGGCCGCGTTGTACAAAACGTCTCGGCGGCAACCGATCTCGTTATCGATGGGGTGGTGGGCATCTCCGGCTCCGGGCCGCTGCGGCCCGCGGCGGCCGAGGTGTTCGCCGCGGTGGACGCCGCCGGCCTCCCGGTGGTGGCCGTGGACATCCCCAGCGGCATCGACGTGGCGACCGGGGCGATCACCGGCCCCGCGGTGCGCGCCGCGCTGACGGTTACCTTCGGCGGACTCAAACCCGTCCACGCGCTGGCCGATTGCGGTCGTGTCGTGCTGATCGACATCGGACTGGACCTGTCCGACACCGAGGTGCTGGGGTTGCAGGCCGCCGACGTGGCCGCGCACTGGCCGGTGCCCGGCCCTCGCGATGACAAGTACACCCAGGGCGTGACCGGTGTGCTGGCGGGTTCTTCGACGTATCCGGGTGCGGCGGTGTTGTGTAGTGGCGCCGCGGTGGCAGCCACCTCGGGCATGGTCCGCTACGCCGGCAGCGCGGCGGGCGAGGTGCTCGCGCGCTGGCCGGAGGTCATCGCCTCGCCCACCCCCTCCACGACCGGACGGGTACAGGCCTGGGTGGTAGGGCCGGGCCTGGGCACCGATGAACCCGGGGCGGCCGCACTATGGTTCGCGCTGGAAACCAATCTCCCGGTGATCGTGGATGCCGATGGGCTGACGATGCTGGCGGCGCATCCCGAATTGGTGGTCAATCGCAGCGCCCCGACGGTGCTGACGCCGCACGCCGGTGAATTCGCTCGGTTGGCGGGCTCGGGGCCGGGGGAGGACCGGGTCGGCGCAACCCGAAAGCTGGCCGATGCGTTCGGCGCCACCGTGCTGCTCAAGGGCAATGTCACCGTCATCGCCGATCCCGGCGGCCGGGTGTACCTGAGTCCGGCCGGGCAGTCCTGGGCGGCCACCGCCGGATCGGGTGATGTGCTGTCCGGAATGATCGGGGCCCTGCTGGCGGCGGGGCTGGCACCGGCCGAGGCCGCCGCGGCCGCGGCGTTCGTCCACGCCCGTGCCGCCGAGCTATCGGCCCTCGATCCGGGGCCCGATGGCGCACCGACGTCCGCGTCGCGAATTCTCCACCACATCCGGGCCGCCCTGGCGGCTCTGTGA